The genomic DNA ACTAGAGTGGCTGATAAAATAACCACATGTACCTTGTGCTAATGTACTAGGActagtttttaacagtagaaatagatGGATTTTTTAACAGAAgaaccaatttgctctttgaccTAAtgtaaagggactattttgcccTTTTCTTTAGCAGAGAGGGCAAAATGCAATTGGACTCCTGGTACAAGAACCTCCATAGTAATTTTACCCTGTTTATGATAAAAAGTAAAAAACAACTGATTCTGATATCAATATGGGAATTACATACAATAAAGGGAGGTCTTTAAATTAATTAGAAGCATAAGACTTACAAATACATATTACATGGGTCGATTTCAGGAAACAGGTTAATATAAAACCGAAAGCCATCGGGGCTTATATCCCTGCATAGCAAACCTGCCAATACACaagtaaattataaatatttgctACTTAGACATATTTAAAGAGAAAGCAAAGCAGAGTTGTACCTTTGCTCTCTGCAGTTAGAAGATGCTCCTTGGCCATGGCTGGAGCAATCCCTAATGTCATTGCAGCATCAGTTGGACTTATGCCAGTTCGAAGCGCTTCAGGCTTAGTCACAAGGCTTTTGATTCTAGCAAAAACCTATGGATGAACGGACAAGTTATGTTTCAGGTTAAAGTTAAAGTAGTGAACAAAATGCGCTTCTACCTTTTTCCAGCAAAGTATATCAATCATGCATATATGTGTTTAACTTAAAATCTATTTGCAAATGACAGAATGGCCCAACATCAATATGATAGACCTCTCCCATCCCATCAACTGTGACTCCTACAGATTTCAACCTTAGACCTTCAAGTTGAAAGTTTAAATTTCTAATAATTGGCGTGTCTCGTTGGAGACAAACACAGCAGTAATCTATCACCTTTCAGGCtatcatatttttacaataaagGGATTTAGCATTGTTCAAGTTCCATACAAGATTCTCCCCTTCAGAAAGATTCAAGGAAACTATTACAAAAAAGACAGGTAAGTTCTTTCTTTAGCAAACAGCTTTCAGAAGCATTGAATTCGTTTCAATTAGGGAAAAGATGGCTAATagaaaaaaggaaaggaaaattttttaatataaaactgAAAAAGAATTTTAtcaagacagaaattgaaatggATTACCTCCTCATCACTGTGGGACTTGTTTTGGATCACCATAACTCCGCTATCAAACTTCCTAAGCATCACTGGACTGTTAAACAATGCATAATATGATCAAAGAGTTCGAACGCCAAGTATGACTTATTAATTTCATTATGTAAACTTGAGAAAACGATAATAGTATCATACATACACATCAAATTTCTCCCACAAAGAACACGCTTGCAACATATCATCTGGAGAGATCAATTCTGAGAACAAAAAGAGATACAAAGAAGCCAGTTATTTTCATAAAGCTTTCAAAACACTGAAAGTACATGAAACAATGGCATACTTCAGAAATTTAAGCGaattagaaaaaagaaaagaactgGTTCTGAGTGGGATGACATAAATTCAGGGACAGaaacatttaaattattttacaccaGAATAATAACTTCATTAATTTGAATGTCCTCTTTGCCTACAAAAagcataaaaaaaatcataataaagAAAAATCAATGTTACAGGACTCAAAAGAACAGGCTTTAGTCAGTTCTAGAATGGAATGTTTAGCGTCAACCACAAGATAAGACTGTGAGGTCAAAGAAATCTTCACAATTGAGTTATGTGTGCAACATGAATTTAGAACAACAAAAGGAAGGCTTAATTAAGCAAAGTTGAAAATGCCCAcagttattaaaaatatattgatggaGATATGCCACAATCTGGGActgatgatgaagaagaagaatatgTTAATGAAGATAATACATCTTCTCTTTACCGCAACTTCGAAAGAATTAAACATTGTTGGCTGCTGGAAATCCGAAGTTTCGGTCTGATTTATTTGGAaaagatataaaaaaaatttagcatcCATGAAATATAAAGAGAACTTCAAACAACTCTAACTACTTTCAAGCCTCCATTAAATGTTGTAACTTTAGATGTTAATTACATAAAGATCTACTACTACaatgtttttgaaagtttcctttttcctttgaaaaagaaaggagaagtaTGTTGGCCAAAACACTTATTTTGTCGGTCATAATATTTTCAACAACAAAAATTAGATTAAGAAATTTCAAGTTCACAATGTAACTAGACAAACCTAAATACAATGACCACAAGAGATGAAGTTAGTGTTAACCAAACCTGTGCCACGAGCACGATTGAAGAGACAATAGGCATCTATAAGGTTGATCATTCCACCTGCTCTCTCCAGTGGAATTCTCACAAAATCTGCCAGCTGAGGTGCcaagaaataaaatcaaaacTAGCTCTCAAAAAGAAAATTATGTAAAAGCCAAAAGCCAATCTACTATACATAGCAAGTCATTTACCAACTCAATAATAAAATTTTGGATgactaattttatattttcaatgaAGAATCCATGGGATATGCAAGCATAAagcaaaataaaaagtaaaatatcTTCTGAGAGTATTTTGCCATCAAAGTCTTGAATCACAAAAATGTAATCAACTAATCCCAAACTACAAAACCGTCTTACTATAAGGATTTCTTTAGAGCAAAATAAACCATAAAAGAATTCCTGAATTCTATAAACATTGATTGTATTAACAGAATGATAAACTAAACTCTATTGAGAAAAATTATTAAGCGAATAAATTAAAACTAACAAGGGGGAAAAGAGGAGAGACGAGAACCTGACGGGACAATTGTTGATGGTACAGGGCACCTGCAGACTCTTTAGTGACTGGGGATATTATGCCAACACTCAACAACCAATCTTGCATCTCTTCCTTTGAACCCATATCCTCATCATTTGTTCCACTTGTTTGAGAACTCGTTCCGAACAAAAGCTTTTGTCTCATTTTTTCTGCTAGCATCACCATCTCTTTAGCTTTACTCTGAAAACCCGAAAGCATTCTAAAAGTTGAATGATTGGAATGTAAGAAAACAAGCAAAAGAGAGACTACTGACATCATATTCATTAACTACAGCTCGGAGATAAAACGACACAACTAAACTAAGCCTAATCAAAtcattttatacatgccattgacaCAAAAGTTTAATTTTCTCATATCCTAAATCATGATATGGTCCACTTGCATTCACCAATGCCAATCATAGTAGGAACTAAATCAAGTAGATGCTATATTCTTCAATGCAATTTGTTAACTACTAGGAAATTAAAAGTATTTATGATACAAAATTTACATAAAAACTAAATCCAAATCGTCAGAATTGAACAAATAATCTGCATTACCATGAGAGCATTTAAGTCCTGAAAAGCATCCTGCAAACTCTTATCAGTACTCTCCCACATTTCTTGCTCCTTCCTTAAAATACCCGCCACCCCAACCATCCTCACCGACCCATCACTCGAGTACAACCCTCCACCGGTTCCTGTGGCTGCCCCTGAACCCGAAGCCGAAGCTGAGCCGGAACCTGAAATCTCAGTAGTCTCCCAAGCTCTCGCCCGCCAACTGTCCCAAAACTTCACCAAAAACCCATCACAGTCCCCCTTCCCTCTAATCACTGCCGTTACTACGACTGATCTCGAGCCCGAACCTGAACTGGAACCAGACCCGGAACCTGGATCGAAGACCCGACCATCGGACGAGACGAGGACTTGGAAGCGGATCCTAGGGGAGTGGAAGACGGACTTGAGAGATTTTTTGGAAGAGAAGATGTGGGAAATGGCAGCAAGAGGGATGGCTGAGGCGGAAGTAGGGGTGGAGGCGGAAGAAGAAGGTAGCCAGATGAGGCGGTGGGTGGTGAGGATGAGGAGACCCGATTTTAAGAGCGAGAAGTGACGGTGGTCTTCAGGTTCGAGGTCGACGGCGGAGAGAAGGTGGCATTCGACTTCGTTGCGGGGGAGGACAGGGCGGCCGCTGCTTGTCACCTCCGCCTTGGAGAAAAAGTTGGACATCCCAGCGGCGTTGATCGATTAGTTTTGGATACTTTTTTCTACTGATCGAAAATGACTTTTTTGGGTCCAAATTCTGTAACATACTTAAGTAACTCCCTTAAAACAAAAATGATACATAACTCAACTCCCGGTAAATTTATTTCGTAATttagaaaattaattaataatgtgaaaaataaatttaaaggcattctattaaaagattttttaaactatttttaattttaaataatatttgtacatatatgaatataattctaATAATgtacattataaaattttaaaatattatacgaATAGAGTTTCTTAAgacaatttttcatttatttattttgttttaaaaagttaataattttaaatattttaattgtgTTGTTAAATTTAACCTAGTTATTTTAGGGCTCTCGTTTCTAATCCAATAATTCTTTCAATTGATTTAAAAtgcattttaattttttgaaacagttttaataaattttaaagattaaCTTATGGTATAAACTCATCTAAACTTTTCTAAGAAGAAAAGATttagagaaacagagaaagctaTAGATAAAGGAAAATACACTCGGAGAATACATCTTCCTTTTATAGCTGAAGGAGATGTAATATTACAAAATAGTAAACAGTACACTGGATAAATATCAGACATTAAAGCATAAAGTAAACAGTacataaagtaaaaataatactGATATTAGACATTATTTGACATAAAATAGAAGATTCTGTAGACGATCTCGTAATGGAGGGTtgcaattaaaattcattctaattttttattttaaatagtttttataaattttattttaattttgatattaaccATTATAAGTTTTTTTTAACTAATTGAAAACAATTGTAATTTTCTAAGGTTTAATCCCATTTTAACCCTTGTATCATAGGAAATTTTTCACTTTGGCCTTTTTTCCCTATTTTTTTCGATCATTCCAGTGACTAAGTTAGCCCCTAATCGTTTCCGCTCAAAAAAACCCAACGTAGCCATTTAAACCAATTAAATCCATACACGTGAATAATTAATCCAAGTCATTTGCCAATGAGAATTTTAAAATCCAACTTTTCTAGCCAAAGTGAAATTTTAGGTGCTGTACCAACATTGTCGACGTTGCCGTTCACCACTGTCGTTGTATGGCCAAGCTCACAACATCATCTTTCTCCCTTTTCTTATTCTTTATCAACTTATCTCAAATCCCGAGTAAAACCCTAGGCACCTCAGTTTGTTCTTactgttgttccaatagggtcggaagcgtgtaaattattgtactaaaaaatcacacaaagttcaattcccagggaagagaggtggatcacaaggatctcttaaataccaagtctttccttagtcgaatattccttctaacgtaatttaatagcacaattaaatactactattataccctcaaatattgaaagaaaaataggacaaaaagaacacaagagttttaacgaggttcgatgaaattatacctacgtcctcgggcactaacaccggatgataactttactatcttcaaaatattacaaacaaatagaattcttaagaattctcaaatgggagaagagaaaactaagagaaaagattggttgggatgatgaaatgagaaatgagaaggcctatttatagttgaggttcaaggaccaaactataaatagcccattatctcaaggaccaaaaaaaattatcccatgccacttttcCAAAGTTGGTGGTTGTCATTTTTTATTGTCTCCCATTAATGTTAATGGCAACCATTATTAATTGTCTTTCATTAAtgttaacaatctccaccttgaagatttgattaggataatcacatcttcacacacttccttcaactccccaaatttgataaagctatcttttgtagtgcctacaaatgcgctctcgagcgccatacacctgaaggtgctcaaattctcaggatgttaatcaagttcaaacaatgattaaacttgattgttgttaccaccttggtcatcatatctgcgggattatctgctgtcGCAATCTTCTGAAgtaaaatttttcctttttcaaagacttcccgcacaaagtgatatcttacgtcgatatgcttggttcttgaatgatagacttgatttttcacTAAATGAATGgcgctctgactgtcacaatatagactaatgtgactttgatcaactcccaagtctttcaacaatccattaagccaaatagcctccttaatgccttcagaatcgccatatattcgCGCCTCAGTACCACGACTCATCAGAGAtcgtaaggtagacttccaactcactggggctttcgcaagagtaaacagatatcCGTAGTTGAGcgcgtttatctaaatcaccaaagaaagtcggaatcaacatatccaactacaaaccgaccaagtgcttcatcctgttcaaaaattaaaccaacatctacggtttttcAAGATACcagtagaatccatttcacacttgccaatgtccttttcgaggatcatgcatatacctgctcacaactccaacagGCTTGTGAAATGTCGAATAcgtacacaccatcgcatacatcaaactcccaactgcatttgcatatgggacttttgccatatattctctttcttcttcagttttcggagataattgagcactaagtttcaaatgagaagcaagtggggtacttacatgttttgtgttttcatttacaccaaaacattgtaatacctttttcagatattgcttctgattcaagcaaagcttgcctctctgtctatctctacttatctccatgccgagaatcttcttggcctcacctagatctttcatctcgaactcttgattcaactgagccttcagcttatctatctctttttggctcttcgaagcgattaacatatcatcaacacacaagagtagataaatgaaagatccgtcatgtagcttttgcaaatacacacaattgtcatatttgcttcttgtgtacttttgccttttcataaagctatcaaatcgcttgtaccactgcctcggggattgcttcaatccatatagcgatttgttcagcttacaaacccaatttctaccaccaaaGATATTTGTATCCTTGggtgagtcatatagatctctcttctaactcaccatgcaagaaagccgtcttaacatcaagttgagctagctccaaattcaactgtgctaccaaggccaacaaaattctaatggaggaatgcttcacaatggaaaatacatcattgtagtcaattcctcattcggcgtagcctttagctaccaacctTGCCTTATAAcgaacatctttcttgctaggagatccatctttctttgcgaatgcccacttgcatccgattgcccttttacctttcggtaattgcgccaactcccaagtatttttttcaggagagattgcatttcttcatccatggcgcttttccatttatcactttctaagctttgcattgcttcttgataagtgataggaatatcatcatcaacaacggaaGGCGTGAGGCCACCATATCGATAATCGAGCGggtttacgaatttctctccttGGCCTTGCAACGCAATCGGTTCggtgtacttaatggttcttgggtcgaacctcttcaacctctaattcctccattgtggctggagaattagacttattaatcGGGAAATCCCCATCCGCTCAAACTccactgttttggagtacactccaccgctgtggagtatcgctcgtctgaatatctttatctgctacctttttcaatgtggcgattcatcaaaggtaacatctctctacagatcattttctttgtgtctaagcaccaaagacgaaatcccttcactccgaagtgattcccataaagagagctttctttgccctcggatctaactttgactccttcacatggaAATATGCAaaggatccaaacacatgtaaggaatcataatcagagCGGTTTTtcagaccatacctccataggagtttttctttctaatgcgaTGATGGCAAATGATTAACAAGATGGCCAGATGTCACACCTCaaccaaaattgcttgcccaacccaaagattggacaacatacatcgaactttctccaagcaatgttcgattcatacactctgccactccattctgcaTGGTGTATCCCTAAgcgtgaagtgtcgaacaataccatactcttggcacacatcaagaacggatcacttctatattcGCCTCCATTGTCCGttctaagccgcttgattttcttgccggtcggttttcgatcatagttttccatttaagaaaaactctaagcacttcatccttagttctcatggtatacacccaaactcttcggaaaagtcatcaacaaaagtaacaaagtagtgtttttctcccaacgaaagtgttttggaaggccccacacatctgagtgaacaaattccaaaataccttttgtattatggatagcgatgccaaatttcactctcttttgttttcccgaacacaatgctcgcaaaattttaatttgcaagcctttgcacctttcaacaatccttgctttgcgaatttgcaaggatttttcattgcatgtcccaacttcatatgccacaaccgcattgagtccaattctttgttgCTTGGGAAGGCTGCAATGATCGCTCCAATAAgcgtactaccttggtagtaatacaagttatttttccgatgcccttcaatatcacaagtgcgccagatgtcactttcaaaaccccatctcttatattaacaactgaaccattggattccaagactcccaatgagatgagatttttcttcaaactgggcATGTACCGAACATCAGTTAGAACtctggttgatccatcttgattctttaattggattgaacctatcccaacagttttacaggcattgtcattgcccatataaataactcctccatttagttctactaaatcagagaactactcccggttaggggacatatgataggtacaacccgaatccaatatccactcatctgaatggaacgacgatgatgatgcaaccagtgatagttcagagtcactggtatcatgctttacaacacaagcatctacaacagcttttcccttattcttcagctttggacaatttttcttccagtggcctttctcatgacaaaaggcatattcatctttcccgagtctggactttgactttgatctccccttttgagttttcttccgagtgtatgaacgacctcggactactaaagcttctgtatctctgattgagtttttctgtttgtccttctttctctgttcataactgtataaggccgcacagacttcgctcagagatatatcactcctgccatgaagtagagtagtttttaagaactcaaactcctcaggaagtgaccccaacagcatcaaagccaaatcttcatctttgaatgtctcatccatattcagcaaatcagtgactaactgattaaatttggtgatgtgattattcattgtggtacttgggacgtatgtgaagcgaaacagtcttttcttcaagtggagcttattttgactgtttttcttcaaaaaaatttcttcaagtgccacccacaacttatttgcagaagtctcatttgaaaaagcatacctctgctctcgagaaaggcatg from Gossypium arboreum isolate Shixiya-1 chromosome 9, ASM2569848v2, whole genome shotgun sequence includes the following:
- the LOC108454006 gene encoding vacuolar protein sorting-associated protein 36, which translates into the protein MSNFFSKAEVTSSGRPVLPRNEVECHLLSAVDLEPEDHRHFSLLKSGLLILTTHRLIWLPSSSASTPTSASAIPLAAISHIFSSKKSLKSVFHSPRIRFQVLVSSDGRVFDPGSGSGSSSGSGSRSVVVTAVIRGKGDCDGFLVKFWDSWRARAWETTEISGSGSASASGSGAATGTGGGLYSSDGSVRMVGVAGILRKEQEMWESTDKSLQDAFQDLNALMSKAKEMVMLAEKMRQKLLFGTSSQTSGTNDEDMGSKEEMQDWLLSVGIISPVTKESAGALYHQQLSRQLADFVRIPLERAGGMINLIDAYCLFNRARGTELISPDDMLQACSLWEKFDVPVMLRKFDSGVMVIQNKSHSDEEVFARIKSLVTKPEALRTGISPTDAAMTLGIAPAMAKEHLLTAESKGLLCRDISPDGFRFYINLFPEIDPCNMYFVKDYGICSTWIKAVSTTG